The following proteins come from a genomic window of Musa acuminata AAA Group cultivar baxijiao chromosome BXJ1-7, Cavendish_Baxijiao_AAA, whole genome shotgun sequence:
- the LOC135678634 gene encoding serine/threonine-protein kinase RIPK-like, which yields MTKIWRSLLPGCYGGGRTAASKQAKKFMAKQISIPRLSYSDLSNSTGMLSPEDLSISLAGSNLHVFTLAELKAATQSFSSSNFLGEGGFGPVYKGFVDDKVKPGLKAQAVAVKVLDLEGSQGHKEWLTEVVFLGQLRHSHLVKLIGYCCEDEHRLLVYEFMTRGSLENHLFKRYFASLPWSTRLKIAIGAAKGLAFLHDIEKPVIYRDFKASNILLDSDYEVKLSDFGLAKDGPEGDETHVSTRIMGTQGYAAPEYILTGHLTVKSDVYGFGVVLLELLTGRRSVDKKRPSREQNLVEWARPCLNDPRKLNRIMDPGLCGQYSEQGAQKAAAVAYKCLSHHPKSRPQMSAIVETLEPLLDLKDMPIAPFVYVVPAEDGCTDESTKSEAKKNGHHHHHHHGHRHKVRSPKAAKEGGNPQHRTSPEHHKQNGA from the exons ATGACGAAGATTTGGAGGTCTCTCCTGCCGGGATGCTATGGAGGTGGGCGAACAGCCGCATCGAAACAGGCGAAGAAGTTCATGGCGAAGCAGATATCCATTCCGCGGCTGTCGTACTCCGACCTCAGCAACTCCACGGGCATGCTGTCGCCGGAGGACCTCTCGATATCCCTCGCCGGCTCCAACCTTCACGTTTTCACGCTGGCGGAGCTGAAGGCGGCGACGCAGAGCTTCTCGTCGAGCAACTTCCTAGGGGAGGGTGGGTTCGGGCCGGTCTACAAGGGGTTCGTCGACGACAAGGTGAAGCCGGGGCTGAAGGCCCAGGCGGTCGCCGTGAAGGTCCTGGACTTGGAGGGCTCGCAGGGTCACAAGGAATGGCTG ACCGAAGTCGTCTTTCTCGGCCAACTGAGGCACTCACACCTTGTGAAGCTGATCGGGTACTGCTGCGAAGACGAACACAGGCTACTGGTGTATGAATTCATGACCCGAGGCAGCTTGGAGAACCACCTCTTCAAAA GGTACTTTGCATCTCTACCATGGTCAACAAGGCTAAAGATCGCGATCGGAGCCGCCAAAGGCCTCGCCTTTCTCCATGACATCGAGAAGCCGGTGATCTATCGAGACTTCAAGGCCTCAAACATCTTGTTGGACTCG GATTACGAAGTAAAGCTCTCGGACTTTGGTCTGGCGAAGGATGGTCCCGAAGGAGATGAAACCCACGTCTCCACTCGGATTATGGGCACGCAAGGCTATGCTGCACCGGAGTACATCCTGACTG GCCACCTGACGGTGAAGAGCGACGTGTACGGCTTCGGGGTTGTGCTGCTTGAGCTGCTGACAGGCCGGCGATCCGTGGACAAGAAACGGCCGAGCAGGGAGCAGAACCTCGTGGAGTGGGCACGGCCTTGTCTCAATGATCCCAGGAAGCTGAACCGTATCATGGATCCCGGCCTATGCGGGCAGTACTCCGAGCAGGGCGCACAGAAAGCGGCTGCGGTGGCCTACAAGTGCTTGAGCCATCACCCCAAGTCCAGGCCTCAGATGTCCGCCATTGTCGAGACCTTGGAGCCTCTCCTGGACCTGAAGGACATGCCAATCGCCCCCTTCGTGTACGTAGTACCGGCGGAGGATGGATGCACAGACGAATCAACAAAGAGCGAAGCGAAGAAGAACGggcaccaccatcatcatcaccatgGACACCGGCACAAGGTCAGGTCCCCGAAGGCTGCGAAGGAAGGAGGAAACCCACAGCATCGAACCTCGCCAGAACACCACAAGCAGAACGGAGCATGA